The Nitrospira sp. genome window below encodes:
- a CDS encoding 2-oxoacid:acceptor oxidoreductase family protein, producing the protein MAKRFNIRMAGVGGQGVVTGSHILSTAVINAGGESTIVPFYGSEKRMAPVESYVRVSDEPIYEIGEITFPHIIIIFHPQVITHGKSYTMPFYFGLKEDGIALINNDGPMNLHKDQARELEERRAKLYYFPATKISLDVAGMDLATNMALMGCIGAITGLTTMAALDQAVKDRFLGKGFVVSGGTAALDSVVERKFKKKQELIDKNVAVIRAGWNYAVDHGWAAPSVKKVEAPAAAAV; encoded by the coding sequence ATGGCAAAACGGTTTAACATTCGGATGGCCGGTGTCGGTGGGCAGGGCGTGGTGACGGGCTCGCACATTCTCAGCACGGCGGTCATCAATGCCGGCGGGGAAAGCACCATCGTTCCCTTCTATGGGTCTGAAAAGCGCATGGCGCCGGTCGAGAGCTATGTCCGTGTGTCGGACGAACCGATTTACGAGATCGGGGAAATCACGTTCCCGCATATCATCATCATCTTCCATCCGCAGGTCATTACGCACGGAAAATCCTATACGATGCCGTTCTATTTCGGCCTGAAGGAAGACGGGATCGCGTTGATCAACAACGATGGCCCGATGAATCTGCACAAAGACCAGGCGCGAGAACTTGAAGAGCGCCGCGCGAAGCTCTACTACTTCCCCGCAACGAAGATTTCGCTCGATGTGGCGGGAATGGACTTGGCGACCAATATGGCGCTGATGGGGTGCATCGGGGCGATCACGGGCCTCACCACGATGGCCGCGCTGGATCAAGCCGTGAAGGACCGGTTCCTCGGCAAGGGCTTTGTGGTGTCCGGTGGAACGGCGGCGCTGGACAGTGTCGTCGAGCGGAAATTCAAGAAGAAGCAGGAACTGATTGATAAGAACGTGGCGGTGATTCGTGCGGGCTGGAATTATGCGGTTGATCATGGCTGGGCCGCGCCGTCCGTGAAAAAGGTCGAGGCGCCGGCAGCTGCCGCGGTGTAG